In Candidatus Promineifilum breve, one genomic interval encodes:
- a CDS encoding NADH-quinone oxidoreductase subunit J family protein, with protein MSQQIVFFILSAIILTSAIVVVTIRNLFHAALALMVTFLGVAGIYVLLEAGFLAMAQLLVYIGAISILIIFAIMMTRRLMQTRETPFNGQSVAALIGSLLVMILLVFVISRLYPLAPGGESAFTAPLAVDQAIIDDSVARMGRSFVSADAYVLPFELASVLLLAALVGSIIIAWPRRGSGEEDNL; from the coding sequence ATGAGCCAACAGATCGTCTTTTTTATCCTGTCTGCCATCATCCTGACCTCGGCCATCGTCGTGGTCACGATTCGCAACCTGTTCCACGCGGCGCTGGCCCTGATGGTGACCTTTCTGGGTGTGGCCGGCATCTACGTGCTGCTGGAGGCGGGCTTTCTGGCCATGGCCCAGTTGCTCGTCTACATCGGCGCTATCTCCATCCTGATCATCTTCGCCATTATGATGACCCGCCGCCTGATGCAGACGCGGGAGACGCCGTTCAATGGCCAATCGGTGGCCGCCCTCATCGGCTCGCTGCTGGTGATGATCCTGCTGGTCTTCGTCATCTCGCGCCTCTACCCGCTGGCCCCCGGCGGTGAGTCGGCGTTCACCGCGCCGCTGGCTGTGGATCAGGCCATCATCGATGACAGCGTGGCCCGGATGGGGCGCTCCTTCGTCAGCGCCGACGCCTACGTGTTGCCGTTCGAGTTGGCTTCCGTGTTATTGCTGGCGGCGCTGGTTGGTTCCATCATTATCGCCTGGCCGCGTCGCGGCAGCGGCGAGGAGGATAACCTGTGA
- the nuoK gene encoding NADH-quinone oxidoreductase subunit NuoK → MIPLSWYLLLSAALFAIGLFGVLGRRNAIAILMGVELMLNAVNINLIAFWRYLTPDRSVGLVWATFVLTVAAAEAAVGLALIISVYRNRDSVIAEELDTLKN, encoded by the coding sequence GTGATTCCTCTGTCCTGGTATTTGCTGCTCAGCGCGGCGCTCTTTGCCATCGGCCTGTTTGGCGTGCTGGGCCGGCGCAACGCCATCGCCATCCTGATGGGCGTCGAGTTGATGCTCAACGCCGTCAATATTAATCTGATCGCCTTCTGGCGCTATTTGACGCCGGATCGTTCGGTGGGGCTGGTCTGGGCCACGTTTGTACTGACCGTGGCCGCGGCCGAAGCCGCCGTCGGTCTGGCCCTGATCATTTCCGTCTATCGCAATCGCGATTCGGTCATCGCCGAAGAGCTGGACACATTGAAGAATTAG
- the nuoL gene encoding NADH-quinone oxidoreductase subunit L translates to MNEQLLTTMTWLIPAMPILAFFLIALFVHRNRTLSWMLAWVAIISSLIMSWTVAINVLGRGLHALEEHPVQVAGALDWLPLGDFFEGQWFRMGVNVDPLGAIMLMMVSLATTMIFIYSVGYHNWGHGLGKHKGEPQHDMTEEPLLARFFGYMCLFGGSMLLLVVADNLLLLFFGWELMGFCSYSLIGFWYARNYPEQQEIKRIPPRQAAIKAFMTTRVADVVMLLGIVFMWVAFGTLNFSEAFTVEGFEHVLGVVGAGGLGLMTLLLFTGTVGKSAQWPLHVWLPDAMEGPTPVSAIIHAAAMVSAGIFMLLRIFPLIAVSIEGTPWVGLVIAGIGAFTAIMAATIAVAQYDVKAVLAYSTISQLGFMVAAIGLGAYVAAAFHLITHAFFKALLFLASGSVIHGMEHGAVHVHDHHHDPQDMRNMGGLRQKMPITFWTFLIGGLALSGFPFVTAGFWSKDEIFADAWYQWSHDQKVLALVVFVTLATAALLTAFYTMRQISMTFLGKPRTALADHAHESSGFMTVPLMVLSVFAVGAGWFGISDHFLGTDGIFTNFFHHYVGAQYFHLMEELHELGLVGHAIETLPWSWVPLIVSLVVALGGLALGWLVYARRPLSAGQPDPLVKTLGPIHPFLNNKWGWDGLYNSLFIQPTVRLSEKVIYEFIDKGIIDGTLHLIARTVYAIGGYLKRFEEVVVSGGVDWVKDRFLSMAKEFRYLQTGKVQEYALISVFIATALAVVILLISSGWLDYIF, encoded by the coding sequence ATGAACGAGCAGCTACTAACCACAATGACCTGGCTGATCCCGGCCATGCCCATCCTGGCCTTCTTTCTGATCGCCCTGTTCGTCCATCGCAACCGGACGTTGAGCTGGATGCTCGCCTGGGTGGCGATCATCAGTTCGCTGATCATGAGCTGGACGGTGGCGATCAACGTGCTGGGCCGCGGCCTGCACGCGCTGGAAGAACACCCGGTGCAGGTGGCCGGGGCGCTCGATTGGCTGCCGCTGGGCGACTTTTTCGAGGGCCAATGGTTCCGCATGGGCGTCAACGTCGATCCGTTGGGGGCCATCATGCTGATGATGGTCTCATTGGCGACGACGATGATCTTCATCTACAGCGTCGGCTACCACAACTGGGGCCACGGCCTGGGCAAGCACAAGGGCGAGCCGCAACACGACATGACCGAGGAGCCGCTGCTGGCGCGCTTCTTCGGCTATATGTGTCTCTTCGGCGGCTCCATGCTGCTGCTGGTGGTGGCCGATAACCTGCTGCTGCTCTTCTTCGGTTGGGAACTCATGGGCTTCTGCTCCTACTCGCTCATCGGCTTCTGGTATGCGCGTAATTATCCGGAGCAACAGGAGATCAAACGCATTCCGCCGCGCCAGGCAGCCATCAAGGCTTTTATGACCACCCGCGTGGCCGACGTGGTGATGCTGTTGGGCATCGTCTTCATGTGGGTCGCCTTCGGCACGTTGAACTTCAGCGAGGCGTTCACCGTGGAGGGCTTCGAGCACGTCCTGGGCGTGGTCGGGGCGGGCGGGCTGGGGCTGATGACCCTGCTGCTCTTCACCGGCACGGTCGGCAAGTCGGCCCAGTGGCCGCTCCACGTCTGGTTGCCCGACGCGATGGAAGGCCCGACGCCGGTCAGCGCCATCATCCATGCCGCGGCCATGGTCTCGGCCGGTATCTTCATGCTGTTGCGCATCTTCCCGCTCATCGCCGTCAGTATCGAAGGGACGCCGTGGGTGGGGTTGGTCATCGCCGGCATCGGCGCGTTCACGGCCATCATGGCCGCCACCATCGCCGTGGCCCAATACGACGTGAAGGCCGTGCTGGCCTATTCGACCATCTCGCAACTGGGCTTCATGGTCGCCGCCATCGGTCTGGGGGCCTACGTGGCCGCCGCCTTCCATCTGATCACCCACGCTTTCTTCAAGGCGCTGCTGTTCCTGGCTTCCGGTTCGGTCATCCACGGCATGGAGCACGGCGCGGTACACGTCCACGACCACCACCACGACCCGCAGGACATGCGCAACATGGGCGGGCTGCGCCAGAAGATGCCCATCACCTTCTGGACGTTCCTCATCGGTGGCCTGGCGCTGTCGGGCTTCCCGTTCGTCACCGCCGGCTTCTGGTCGAAGGACGAAATTTTCGCCGATGCCTGGTATCAGTGGTCGCACGATCAGAAGGTGCTGGCCCTGGTGGTGTTCGTCACGCTGGCGACGGCGGCGCTGCTGACCGCCTTCTATACCATGCGCCAGATCAGCATGACATTTTTGGGCAAGCCGCGCACGGCGCTGGCCGACCACGCCCACGAGAGCAGCGGCTTTATGACCGTGCCGCTGATGGTGCTGTCGGTTTTCGCCGTCGGCGCGGGCTGGTTCGGCATCTCCGACCACTTCCTGGGCACGGACGGCATCTTCACCAACTTTTTCCACCATTACGTCGGAGCGCAATATTTCCACCTGATGGAAGAACTGCACGAGTTGGGGCTGGTGGGGCACGCCATCGAGACGCTGCCCTGGTCGTGGGTGCCGCTCATCGTCTCGCTTGTCGTGGCCCTGGGCGGGCTGGCGCTGGGCTGGTTGGTCTATGCCCGACGGCCGCTGAGCGCCGGGCAGCCGGACCCGTTGGTCAAGACGCTCGGCCCGATCCATCCCTTCCTCAATAATAAATGGGGCTGGGACGGCCTGTACAACAGCCTGTTCATCCAGCCGACCGTCCGCCTGTCGGAGAAGGTGATCTACGAGTTCATCGACAAGGGCATCATCGACGGCACGCTGCACCTGATCGCCCGCACAGTCTATGCCATCGGCGGCTACCTGAAGCGCTTTGAAGAGGTCGTCGTCAGCGGCGGCGTGGACTGGGTAAAAGATCGCTTCTTGTCCATGGCCAAAGAGTTCCGCTATCTGCAAACGGGCAAGGTGCAGGAGTACGCGCTCATTTCGGTCTTCATCGCCACGGCGCTGGCGGTTGTCATTCTACTGATTAGTAGCGGCTGGCTGGACTACATCTTTTAA